aacaaaaattgggAGCTAtcaacaccaatttttttgtaaattttttatagaaattgatCATAAGTGGATGAACGAGGGATTCTCATCGCTGCAATGTGCGTCTGATCATATTTAACAGATCATCCATCACTCGACAATTCACcaccaaaatacacaaaaatctCAATGCGAGAAGATGAAGTAAACATTTTTGGCAAGTTTGTAcgtaaaaatttcaaaatgcaTTTGATATGAGAATGACATGAAATTCTGCTGCTTGAAACACGTCGCTAAtagcatatttatatatgtccaAAATACTGCGGCCAGTGATGAAAcctatcatatttatttttacgcGGGTACTCAGCGCAAAATACGctgcaaaattaaaactagTACGCCACCTACCAGCCTTTAATAAGGTTGGTCGCTTACCAGCCTTTAATAAGGCTGGTGCGCTGCCAaccattaatatataatatatatatatatacatattatataatatatatatacaaatatatatataatatatatatacatatattataaacttatatataatatatgtcatatatacttatacaaatatataatatattaaaggcTGGTAGGCGACCAACCTTATTAAAGGCTGATAGGTGACGtaccaataataattttatagcgCATTTTGCGCTGAGTACCCgcgtaaaaataaatatggtaGGTTTCATTACTGGCTGCGGTATTTTGGACATGTATAAATATGCTATTAGCGACGTGTTTCAAGCAACAGAATTTCACGCCATTCTCATATCAAatacatttcaaaatttttacgTACAAACTTGCACAAAAATGTGTACTTCAACTTCTGACATTGagatttttgtgtattttggtgGTGAATTGTCGAGTGATGGATGGTCTGTTACATATGATCAGACGCCCATTGCAGCGATGAGAATCCCTCATTCATCCACTTAGGatcaatttctataaaaaatcttcaaaaaaattggtgttgaTAGCTCCCAATTTTCGCTAAATGTATCTGCAAAACATTCGTGCCAATACCTCGAGCCAATAAAGGAAACACTCAAATCAATAAAGGATGACGATACGTTGTCATTTTTCACTGATCCTACAGCTGGATTCCCACTTATGGAATTTTTGTCGAAACTGTGCAAATCCACCACGACGATGCTCCACAAATTAGTCGAGATTGGGAAGCTTTCGATGACAACTCACAGATGAGTCAACAGTGGGGGGAATACATGGCGATGTTATCAAGCCAAGGGTTTTCGTCATCTTCCAACTACGAATATTTCACGGGTACGTATAATACTAATTCCAGTGCAGGTACTTCTAACATCGATTTTGGTGCAGACACATCGAATTATGAGACAGAGTGTTATACTCCCAATGTGGTGTCTGTTACGCAAGGGCTCGATAATATTGAACTTAATTACATAGAGCCCACTCACATATTCCAtccacttttcattttataccaAATTCTGCACAAGACACTGCCGAGCCAGAAGACTCTATTGTGGACACTTTGACTAATAAATCAGATGCAGCTTCTAAACCGGATGAAGTGGATTATCCAGTTCCACCGGATGATGGAATACAAGATGTTGACATAAATGTTGTGGCCGAAATTTTGCACAAGGTACGTCAACATCCTCTCAGCTGGTTATGCCACATCGAACTACTCAGCAAATATTTTACCGCTCTATACCATTTTTCGAACAAATATTTTCGGAGGTACCAGTGGATTCCATTGATGTATCGAACTTAAgatatgcaaaattttatgaccAAAACAAAGGTAGACTTGATGTAGGAatgcttttaaaaaataaagaagcttTAATCGAGACGGTGAAAGATCACTCAATACGATATGCCCGATGCGAGTATTGGGTAGCTGAGAATTCAAAAGCCAAGTGGAAAGTATTGTGTAAGCATAGCACcgaaggtatatatatatatttttgtcgtATATGtataaacatacaaaattattcgACTGAttcgtatttattttttttagatatgtGGTGTATATTGGAGCTGCGAGgcattttcaaacaaaaaatgggAAGGTggacaataacaaaatacGGAGGAGACCATACATGtatattgaatcaaatatCCTTGAACACGGTAATTTAGATAGAGTTTATGTTGCGTCTTTACTGTTAGGACATGTAAAATTCAATTCGTCGTACGGAATAAAGCATGTCATCCCGACTGTGAAAGACTATACTGGATACGATATACCATATCAAAAGGCATGGTACAGTTTGAAGATGGCACGTGAGATGGTTTATGGCACATGGGAGAGTTCCGTTCAAAAGCTACCCGAATACTTGGGAgctctccaaaaatataatccaaGAACGATTGCTAAATGACAACACAAAACCCGCGACACATCAACTGGTGCATATGTGATAGGGTACGTATTCTGGGCGTTCAAGCCGTGTATTGAAGGGTTCCAACACTGTCGCAACCTTATCAGTGTAGATGGGACTCATCTATACACAAAAAACAAGCACAAGATGTTGATAGCTGCTGCCATGGATGGAAATCAATAGGTACTCCCTCTTGCTTTTACAATTGTCGATGAACAATCACATTTATCTTGGAAGTGGTTTCTTAGACAATTGAGCAGACACATTATACGGGGGCGACGGGTATCTGCCTTATTTCTGACCGCCATGCTAGTATCACAAGAGCTGTACGTGAATATCCGGATTTCGTACCTCCTAAGGGCCTGCACTGATATTGCTTGTTGCATGTGTGCTGCAATTTCAacagtaaatacaaaaatgttgTGTTGAATGATCTTTGTTGGAAAGCTGGCTCTGAATATCagattagaaaattcaatcgcaTTATGGAGGAGAAAAAGAGCCAGAAACTAGAGGCGTTTCAGTGGTTAGGTAGGATCGACAAGGAAAAATGGACAGCATCATATGATGGTGGATGGCGATGCGGAATTCTGACGACAACTATATCGGAATGCATTAACGGAGTATTGAAAGGGGCTCGCCGCCTACCGTTGACAGCAATTGTTGAGATGACGTTTCAGCGAAGTGTCCATTATTTCTGTGAGAGGTTAGGGAGAAGTGTTGTAATGTTGGTCAACAAACAACTGTGGACGGATTTTGCACATAAGATGTTCACACGTTAGCATCAAAATTCTGTTGAACATACCGTCACCAAATACCATCAGTTCCAACAGTCCGACTCGATTATTATAAGACGTCACAGTGGAATGGAGTCAACACtcatgttgtcaaaattgcgaaccgagaatgttcttgcggcaaatggactcaatttggtattCCTTGCAGTCACGCTCAAAAGGTATGCACTACATACATGATTAATACTGCATCAATAGTGAAGGATTATTACGATACAATGACttataagaatacatattcTAAGTCATTTGAACTTGTGCATTCCGAAGATTATTGGGATGTACCGGGATTTGAGTTGGTCCATGATCCTACTCTTCGCGCTTTGGTCGAAATGAAACAACAcgtattcacaacgagatTGATTGGACGCAAATGCGTGCCCGACAACAAGCccaacaaagaaattcttcAACACAATCAGATGTGCCAGTACCGGGTTGTTAggattaattgtatattttttgtattttttacaattatacaaaaatgtacacttttacatttatacatttaattgtaattttttacaattaatacaatattttataattttttggattttaatatattgttaaaaattaattatatataatttaaattatacaaatttatttaaatatatatatacctatatataaattacaatatatataatgtatatatacatatatataagttacaatatatattatataaatatatatatacatttaaatgaaaaagaaaaaaaaaggaaaagtggCCAAGTCGGGATTTAAAATCCCGACTTGGctaaatttgcatttttctgagtttatttattgacaaatcgcgactcgtcatatttttattatgcatttaaaaaaaattataataatataatttttttttattaataaattattaaataactcTTGATTAAAGGGCTGGCAGCCTGGCCGCGGCCAGTATTGCTATTGCAGCTCACCCTTAAATGGGTGAGCTGCAATTCACTCAACTCTCACATTGCAACTGAGAGTTGAGTGAAAATTAGTAGAGTGAAATATTGTAGagaagatgaaattttttgcTGGCATAACGTGTCAACTTCCCTCTCTCCGACCGACAACAGGTCTGAGCCTCAAAACCAAGTAATATTTCCccttaaatttcaataaaaaatgactTGTTTCTTGGTAATTCCGTCTCCTTTAGTTTTGGATAGTCGTTTCAAATGGATTTTGAAAGATCACCCAGAGTCTGAATGTCTGTATAGTCATCAACTCTTTGTGGGTTCTAATTTTACCAAGAGTTTTGATGAAAACCATGCTATCTctgagttttattttatgcaaaaagTTCAATTTACTTTACTATTTTATCGCGTGTTTCAATCAGGCTTATGTTCTTGAGTCTTGACTAATTTACTAGTAGAGATAAGAGCATGTAAAGACACCTCACTCTTATCAAAGGTATGGATAAGATCCACCGGTCTTTGTCATCTTCCGTTGCACACACCAATAGAAAACAGGTAATCTAAGCCTCTACAGCATTCTCAACAACTTTCACCATTTCTACACTAAAGAATACACGCATATGATGGagagaaaaggagaagaaaggCAGATGCTGATAGCAATGAAAGGGCATCCAGGAACAGGGAAGAGCACACTGGCAAACGCAGTGGCCAGGGCCCTCAAGTTCCCATTAGTAGACAAGGATCATTTCCGTGATTGTACACACACAATTCAACAGGTCCTCATGCATACTTCATCCGCCACAGCCACTAAACTGTTGAACGACCTCTCATATGAGGCCATGTGGAGGGTGATCTCAACTCAGCTCAACCTGGGGCTAAGCGTAGTTGTTGACTCTCCGCTTTCCAGGCAGGCCCACCTTAACCGGCTTCTGGAGATGGCATCCCACAGTGGTGCTAGAGTTGTCGTAGTTGAGTGTAAGCCGGGGGATGAGGCACAGTGGCGCAAGCGGGTTGAGAGTAgaggtggaggtggtggcGGCTCAGGGTGGCACAAGCCGTCAACATGGCAGGAGATGGAGGTCTTGTTGGAGGGTTATGGTGGTTGTTGGGATTATGACGTGGGTGAGGTGCCTAAGCTTGTAATCGACACTACTGCTCCTGTTGAGGTCGCGGAGCTGGTTGCCAAGGTGATCGAGTTTgttaattcttgaaatttgaagtaCAGAATTGTATTAGTATTTGAGTTCTTagctatggaattggtggggAGAATCTTAGTTTCATACTTGATATTCATCATATAACGATGCGTGTATAGTTGATTCGCAGGATAGGGTTAATGATAGCATAATGGCCTGTTGACAGAGGTAGGAAGATGAAGGTTTGGCAGATGAAAATGTTATAGATACTCTCTATTAGAAACTCTATATACATTTCCCATTATTTGCTGCTCAGAAGCTTTGGATTTTTATGTTGAAGTTGAAATTATTGCAATGGGAATCAGTGAGTACTTTGTCACAGAAGCAATTTACTCTTCGCAGTTTGAAACAGCTGAGGCTAatagatttttataattttataaaaataccattaatcaaaatgagaaaaatataaacgtaatcatatattttgaatttgtgtttttttttgtgttctggagatagaaaaataaaaacaaagataagTAAGTGTGATGAtgatagatggtatgtttgaattgtgttttgagataatttaaagaagtgatgtaggtttgatgttggaatttgggaaacaaaaataaattgttcattatcaaatcatatctcttttatttatatttttatattaaatatgtatatatataatatattatatgtttaatgttgtatttttggaagacaaaaattactttttattgtcaaattatgtctcttttatattatatatattgttatatagaaagtcgaaaaataaaaaaatacccagataaggtgtaaaaataaaaaaataaatattgagtatgttttatcttgtttcaaaaaataagaaaacatgaatccaaacatagtGCATGCTTTccatatttgatttatttcctCCTAGGAATGGCAACGATGTGGGTGCTGAGTTTGATCGGACGCCCCATCCCAACTCGGACCTACCCCACCCGACTCGACATTTGTTGGATCTGAAACTTTCGTCCCGTCTAAAACTCACCTCAACCCGCTCTAACTCTAGACACAACGAGCGTAACTTGTAGAATgcgattaatattttttttatttcaaaaataaaaaaattattatttataaacatataataaaatattatattaaactcGACTTATCTTACAGATATATgtattaagtaaaaattaaaaatttatattaattaaatatatttatatacaaaatagaTTGGGTCAAGAGCCAGACTCTCTGATCCAAATTTAAACCCAATAGTTTGAATTCCAACCCGTTGTATTTGCAACAGGTTCCTAACCTACCTACTCTATTTACCATCCCTACCTCCccctaataattaaaatatttatttataaaattcaaatattaataattagacGTCATCTGGAGTTGGGCCACACTCCCATTTGGTCAAACCCAAGCCTGCAGCCCACTATGCACTGCCCTCCCTCTGAAATGACCAATATACCCTCAACAGTGATATTCTACATATAAAAAGTGCTGGACAGTGATCTGAGAAGGTGAAAGAATGAATGAGGCATCAGAGAGGCTATGGGATTTCTTCAAGGGTGGTTGCCCCCCTCTGCTTTGCCTATGATTTCGTTGTTCCACCAACAGCCCTTTTACTttgggaaaattgcaatttcactcccctgtgttttagggataattacactttacCCCCTCCGTGAAGTATGCGCTGTACTACTCTACCAATCGCCACCACCTATGCTCTGCGTCGGtgatgtgtgtatgtgtatgtatgtgtgtgtgtgagacaGAAGGCTAT
The window above is part of the Sesamum indicum cultivar Zhongzhi No. 13 linkage group LG7, S_indicum_v1.0, whole genome shotgun sequence genome. Proteins encoded here:
- the LOC105166406 gene encoding uncharacterized protein LOC105166406; amino-acid sequence: MERKGEERQMLIAMKGHPGTGKSTLANAVARALKFPLVDKDHFRDCTHTIQQVLMHTSSATATKLLNDLSYEAMWRVISTQLNLGLSVVVDSPLSRQAHLNRLLEMASHSGARVVVVECKPGDEAQWRKRVESRGGGGGGSGWHKPSTWQEMEVLLEGYGGCWDYDVGEVPKLVIDTTAPVEVAELVAKVIEFVNS